One Zingiber officinale cultivar Zhangliang chromosome 10B, Zo_v1.1, whole genome shotgun sequence genomic window, CCGATGGATCTAGTGGTTAATGTATGAGGTATTATCATAATGAGATCTGGGATTCGAATCTCGACAGAAAAGTTACCATAATGAACCAATTTAATCCACAAAGTTAAGCTAGAAAGGTTAACATGAGCTAGCAGTTAGATTATATCTTATGTATTATTTAGGATATTTgaataaatcaaaaaaaaaataatgaagcttatactttattttatgaattaaattaaagaaataggtatttatttttttcattttccttgATCAATTATTTGGcgtttacaaaacctcatcaacAAATTTCTCAAAAGAGTAATAAAATAGATTTCCCTGGAGCAGATATGGTCTTACATTTGTTAATTCTAACTATTGTCTATATAAGCAAAGTAGCCAACGCTATTAACTctttatatgaaaaaaaataccatctgtcttttttttaataaatcgtTTTTACTCAAGCCAGCTGTTTAATAAAAAaagcaaataaaataatttaagcaGGTGGTTGAATTTTTCACGCTCACTAGTCATTGTATCGTACGAATCAGTTCATCAGAAAAACAAGCACAAAGACAACCTCCATCGGTTAGCAAACCGCACAAAGACACTGACAATAAAAAAGAGTCTCTATAGCAAATACACTGGCACAAAACTTAATAAAAAGACTCTTAGGGAATTAATGCTTATTTAGTTCACTAACAATAGAGGCACTTAATAAAATCCAAATAGGCGTGTTCACAAATTGAAGCACAAGCAAGCATTTAGCAACCACACAAAAGTATATGAAGTTGTAACAATGTTACATATATAGGAGATTGTAAAAACCCACTTTCTATGAAATCCCTCACTATGGGTGAGAAGATTTTTAAGCTGATTTTGTGTAGAATCTGATGCCGACGGCCAATcccaagatgaggagaggaaccAAAAACTGAAGGATCCTGACAATGAACTCAGATGTTTTGTCCTGGTTGTAGTGCGGTTGCTTTGGAGGAGTGTAGGTTACTTTCTTAGGGATTGTTGTGACATCAATTTCTCCAACATAATAGTCATCCATCATTATCCTTGCAGAAGAGCTATGACCAATATCTTCAAAATCATCAGTTGCATCTTTACCTGACAAAAGGAATACACAAGTCCACCATAAGATATcctattaattaattattcaagCTGCGCATTCTTCCAAATGATTGATTAGTCTATTTACCAGTTGATGACAACAAAACCTCGTCTCCCCCAGGGTGATCCTCTAAGAATTTGGTAACATCATAAACCTATAAAAAATAAGAAACACAAAAAGACAACTATAATACGAAACAATGGCACCACACTAATTGGAATACTAAAATCttcaagaaaaataatataataaatactAGAAGCAATATATACAACAATAACCACTGTGTTAATTATTTGAAGTCCACCCTGTGAACCTTATCTCACCTCTAAGCAACGCTATGTTTAGATTATTCAACTTATTTTATGACCTGCTATGATCTATTCACATACTGTTACACATAGTAGTATTTTCTTAACTTCTCTTCCATAATGACCTTACATATTAATCTTATCATTCTTACCTCCTTATTCGCCTTCCCCAACCTGATCACAGATCCAGCAGGGCCTCACCAATTACCATTCCAAGCTGCCATTGAGCTACATCCCTCCTTCCCAGTGTGCATTTCCAAATCTCAACCTTAACAAACTGATATGTCCAATGGAAAATACTTCATTTctctttatatttatttttccGTTGTGTTTGACCCACTTGCTTTCTAGTTTTGTTTTCATGACCAAAAATAAGTTTCATTGGATTGTTACTAGTATATGTATAACTAATCAGATACATCTGCATGTCAAAACAGAAACAATTTAACAAGTTTCTAACTAGATACTTTAACGAGTTTCAGTGAAGGGGATTGGCCCAAGTCAAACTCCTGTAAGTATGCT contains:
- the LOC122029492 gene encoding cytochrome b5-like; the protein is MGSDVKVYTLTEVSTHNTSKDCWLIIGGKVYDVTKFLEDHPGGDEVLLSSTGKDATDDFEDIGHSSSARIMMDDYYVGEIDVTTIPKKVTYTPPKQPHYNQDKTSEFIVRILQFLVPLLILGLAVGIRFYTKSA